Genomic DNA from Betta splendens chromosome 10, fBetSpl5.4, whole genome shotgun sequence:
GGCGCTCACACAAACTTAAACACAACGCATGCATTTTTGCACTAGCAGCGCGATTACAGGCAGATACTGTATATGAGCTTTTACATACCTTTATTGAGGGTCCCAGTGATCAATCTGTGCAGAGACAAGGCAAATTTGACGAGTCCCTGTTTGCAGCGTTTAGCACAGCCCGACATCCCGACAGTGACCTGGGACACAGCAGGCTGAGCAGGGCCAGTCCAGGACACAGGTTCCCAGGAGCaagtcagcagcagctgcagccaaaagcagcagctcagatccAAGTGGTAATCAATAGAACTTCTTCTGGAGTGCGAGGACCCAGCGGAGGGAAAGGTGCAGGGGAGCGCGCTTGTCTCACTGTGTCGTCTCTCGTCCTGctcagctggaggcagatggaAAAAAACGAACCGGTgatctccctccgtctcccccgctctccctcccccactcctcctccgcctcctccgtcccaccACCGAATGCCTCCAAATTAGCGTCTGCTTAAGAGCGAGATGTGCATGTAGACAGAGTGAGTGAAAGGGGAAAAagcaagggagagagagggagagagagagaggaagtgtgTTAATGAAATAAACTCCAAGTAAGACAACAGCTTGTGTGAGGCTCTCACCATCCAAGTTTCCAAGAAACTTTCTTTAAATGTGTCGCCCACAGTGGGATTGTCGTAATGAAGCACTCTTTTGAACTCTTCTTGGGTTTTgtgcttctttcttcttttctttcctcctgcttATCAGATTCATCTTCCCTTTCAAGTATGTAATCCACTTTCAGCACCAGTAACAATGGACAGCTCCCTGCAACAGAGAGCAAACAGAGTACACGTATACAGAGTAGAGCAGTCAATAAACCGCGCTTTGTGAACCACTGAGCCAATCATCAACCACAAGAGGTGACGAATGCTGCATTTCTGTTCAAAAAGCGACGAGGATCATTAGAAATACGTAAATGCTTCAAACTAAGACCAGACTTAGTTCAGTGATTCCAGTGGTATGAAAATGTGGAAATGCAATTATTTTAAGATAAGAAGCATATTAAAAGAAATTGTttaaattagaaaataaatCACAATGATTAAACTCATAGAAAATAGTACTTGACCTAAACCTGCCTGCTGTTACAATAGCAAATGTAGGAGAAAGTCCAATTCTGCAACATTTCTTTCTGAAGTAGTAAAATCAAAGAGTAAAATCAAAGAGTAAAATCAAAGAATAGtgcagtaaataaaatatttggaAGGTAATGGGTAGGTGACTTGTCAAGCTACAATCCAAGTATAATACAAGTACTTTTAATGATAGTGATTCCTATTTTCCTATTATTGCTCAGCCAGACAACAGAGCAGCCAATCAGTCCATCCAGTTGTGTTTTATTCCCCTGACCTTTACCAGGCCACTCTGACCACTACACTGTGCTGAGCCTTTAAAACTGGAACATAACTCAGGAGAGATGTCAAGACTAAAAAGGAGAAATAATGCAGGGAAGAAAAGAGGAGCATGGGAGAAAGTGGCTGCAGGGAGATAATCTCATAATGTATTTCTGGGCTATATTTAGCCCTGAATCTTGTATGGCTATAGTCTGAAGGCTAGAAACGCAAAATACAgggaaaaatataataatggcAAAATTAAGAGGAAgagagatgaagaagaaaatgtCAACAGACAGTATGGGGGGGAGAAAGAGGCGAGCcatgaaacaataaaaatgcaaatgaaaggcataaaaacagaataaataaaaaaaacggatggaggagaaggggaATGAGTTGGGGAGTCTGCcaagaacaggaggaggaggaggaggagaagtgttTAGAGGAGGTGGGATGTAAAACCCAATGTCCCATACATTCTCAGGATTATTGGCCACCAAACGGTTCAGCCGGGACCAGATCAATACCGTTTCCCAAACTCCAAATGTTCTGCTTCTAAAGGCGGAGGGaggaaagagaaacaagaaTAAAGAGGAGACGCGGATGGAATAAAGAAAGTCAGATCATGAAGCGGAGAAAAAGAAGGGGGAGGATTGATTTCTCAGGCTCCACCACTGTTTTGGTTGTTAAGCATGAAGGAGATTAGTGTGTGGGGGAATTTGCATAAACATGTTTCTCTATTACCGCCTCTATTGTTCGTGATTAATGAGATTAGGGTTGCCTGTGCGCGCAAATTCAAGGATGTAATAGCAGTTAATTGCTTGTCTCTTCCCAAATTGGAAGCTGCGTCGTTGGATGTTCATTTCAGTATGGATTTGCTCGACGTGACGGAGCTCCCGTTTCCCTGCCTgctcagaaagagagagagagagcggtgaCTGTATGCAACGGTGACTGGTAACGATGTGGAGAGGAATGAAAAGGAGGACAGAGCTTCATGGTGCAACAAGGTCAGATTGAACTGAAAACGTggcaaagagaaaaaagaggagagaggaggcagcaaaaCAAAGTGTCAGTGAGAAAATCATGAAGACGAAACAAAAAAAGCTGGAATTTAAAAAGAAGAATAGAGAGAATAACGGACAGTtgaaatgataataatataaaCTCTTGGACAAAGAAAAATGGTTTGGGTTTGGAGGGAAGagaaataagagagagagagaggaaaatcaGAGCGAGGAGATTGCTTTGAACAGCGTAGATCTGTCAGGATTGAATCACAGGCTGTGGGCTCTGATAGCGCTTTGCCTCTAAATATAACAAGCTCTGTTGGACTGATAAGGCCGcaacaacagagaaacaggaggagggaatAAAGGCGCCATCGAGGAAGAGCGATGGGACACGACATGTCAAATCCGTACACACGAGGCAGAATTACCTCTCACCGGCCTGTAAATCTCACCAGATGACAtttcttgtgtttgtgaatgtgtttgcatAATGCAGCaatgtctacacacacacacacacacacacacacacacacaaacacacctgcctgcagtgacaaacacacactgtgaatAGTATCACCACCAAACCCTGACGTATGACAAATTAACAGCCTTGCAGCATCGAGACCCATCTGCCCAGACGCAGCAGCGCCGACATCCGCTTTTAGAGCCCGTCTGCGGGTGTGGAGCGCTGAGCGCCGGCTCCACGCTGACTGACTGACGCTCCGCTCGAGCCCCGGACGCTCGGGGGCGACATCGTCCCCTATGGCTGAAGTCCAAAGCTCGACAcgccacctctctcctccctttcaacctgctgctccttgtTTCGGCAAAACGCGGCGCCGCCCCCCGCGGTGCCGCCCTGAACGCACCAACAGGAGGCTGGAGCCCAGCTGTCGGTGTAATGGACGCCCCAGTAACCATGAACACATGCAGCACTTTTACTGGCCCGTGTTCTGTGTGTAATCGGAGTCGCGTGGGTCCATCCAACTTTCTTTACGCTCACTTACGGTTGATGCCAGTTGCAtaaaagcagctgcactgcagctGCTCTTAAAGCGTCTGTAGTTGGCGCAGTGCAGTAGATCAACActcatcagatcagatcaggTTTATCGAAACAGATATTGTGTAAAGCACTGATTATTAACCTCATTTTTTTGCTGCTGACGCTTCTTCCCCAtccttcacttcactttttgGTTTTGTGCCTGCTCCGTATCGAATGGGAGAGGAGACACAAAGATGTTTTAGGCTGTTTGAGAACGTCAGCATCATCCACTCCATTAAATCTCTTTTAAAAGCACCTGTCAGAGGCAGTGATTGGgtcgagcacacacacacacacacacacacacacacacacacacacacacacacacacacacacacacacacacacacacacacacacacacacacacacgtcatcaaCCCAACAAAGtccgccatctagtggccatcAATAGAAAGAGCATCCACTTAATCTTAACTCCTCACTATATTAACACACAGAGACCTGACAGTAATGACAGTTAACATTATATAAACATTTATTCTCTGTACAGTCATAAGCAATCAATGACAAATCAAAATCACTGATAGAAAAATACCTTTGCTGCACCATGATTACTCCAAACCCGTACGAACACTTAGTAGCAAAACAACAGTGTGTGACGTGAACTTGTGTAAAACAAGAGCATTGCAACCGTGCAAACATGGCATTGATTAGGTGTGAACACAAACAAGACATCATATGGGGCAGTATTTTATACACTATTGGCATTTTATATAATACTCTCTACAAAAAAAtatcagtgtttgtttttcagagcTGTGCAAATttcatactgtaagtgaaacGACGTCTGGCTCCTGCGGTCAAAGTACTGTAATCCCACGGATCCGCGAGGACGAGCAACAGAGAAGTCTTTGGGGTGAATCTTTTCTCATATTTGGCTTCATGTGTAAAAATCAAGTAGGATGAAGTTGCATCAGCACGTTAAGCGGAGCGTTCAGTccagagaggcagcagcagggaccTTGGGTGGAGCACGATGACGCGGGATCTCTGAGGGTTTAACACAGTGTAAAGTGTGCAGCAGACGCCATCAAGGTCAGTGGCGCAGGCAGATTGTGACTGAGCCCGGCTTTAACGACGCTTTCAGCAGTTTTGACTTTGATTGGCAGCCAGTCTGGCCTTTTGAAGTCACATCGGTTCCATTCAACAGGTGATTCCAGTGGGCGGGACTTGCAACGAGTTCTTCCAACAAGGATGCAGCTAACCGTCACTTGCTTTTTATTGCAGCAGCATAGAGGCCAGAATCGTGTGTCTGTTGATCCTCTGTTGATCCGTTTGAGGTTCTAGTGGCGCCACGAGTTTTTGAGTGGTTGACCTGAGCTTCACGCAGTGGGGTGATTCCAGAAGAGTGACAGTGTATTAGCTGAGGCGGAGGCTAGGACGGTCCCTCAGGGCACCTGCAGCACGCTGTGCACCGAAGGACACgcaggacagagaggaaaaacagactGTCATTGTACAAACTGTACCCTCCACCTCTGGAAAAGTTAAACAAGCCGGAAATAACCAAAAAAAGTATCAGactcaaataaaaacacatgcatgGTACCTATTGTTCAaaccaggaggaggacggaTTTCACTGAGCAGTTGCAATTTTACATAGACACAGTTTATGTAATGCATGTTCGATGCAGAAACAAGAGGAACGTACAGAGAAGTTTAATATAACTTACTTTGCGTCTTTCTCTAAGTCGGTCTGAGTCAGCGCTGCTCTCCCATGTATGTGGTGTGGACAGTGTTGGAGGCGATTCCATTGGATCCCAGCGTTTGGACACCGATGTGGACTGGGACGCTTAGGTCCACGTTCTCTAAAATACActaaacacatgcagtacataCTGTGAACTGCTGTTCCATCTTTTAGAGTGTTAGCACGAAGCTAAGACTGATGGGAGTGACTGATACTGTACCTTAGTGCAGGCTGAGCTCATGACAGATTTGTGAAAGTCCCCATCAACAAAAACCTGAGACCGAATCATAGAGAACGTTTAATCAAACTAATTGTCCAAAAGGATATAATTCAGTGAAGTCTTTGTACTAACCCTGTATCCATACACAAACGTGCCGTTACTGCAGCCCAGCTCGTCAAGGGGAGGTCTCTCCCAGCCAATCAGGAGGCTGCTCTGCCCCACTGTTTGGATGACCTCGACAGAACAAACGTCTGCTGGAGCTTCTGGAGGTGATACGGGACAGGTTGAGCTCATAGAGGACAGATCTTTCTACAATTACCTTCTCTATAATTAAATGTCATGCTGTGTTTCTATTTCTGTGCCATTACCTGGTTTGGGTCTTGAGGTCTTTTCTGGAGCAGCAGATTTGTTGGAGCTCTCGGGAGAGCAATGATGGGAATGAGTGAGGGACGCGGCAGATATAAAGCCATCATATGCAGCACCATCCATTTTGGAGGCAGTCGTGTCCGAGGCAGTGGCTTTTGGATTAGTTTCAGAACATAGTAAGATATTGGAGTCAAAGCTAGTGGCCCTCTGAGTTAAAGGAGAGGCGGAATGTGTTGTGTCAGAAACCTCAGCAATATCAGTGACTTCCTTTGGTGTCGGGGGTCCTGATGAATCGCTGCCACTGCTTGCGATGGACTTGGTCGAGCCAGAATGAGCCGACAATGTAGTTTTAGACTCGTCTGCTTTAAAAGGAGGGTTCGTAAACAGGTTGGGGTTGAGAGTAAGATGAGCAGATCTGGAGGAGACTGCTTTAAACAGAGCCGTTGAGCTAGTGGTGCCATTAGGTTTAGTCCTTTCTTGTACTGAGGCAGTGGTGACGGCGGGAGAGTTGGTCTGTGGCCTGTTGACAATAAGACCGACATTCTGTGGTCTCTGGTTTATAGGAGCTGACAATGAAAGGCTTTTCCTGGGTTGgtgtcctcttcctctgctcactGGAGCCTTGTCATAATCATAAAAAGATACATCACACATACTGAGAATACTGACGACAATATAATGTATTACACTTCAAGTTTAGTGTCGTATCCAAGATTAAAATGAACAGACGGGAGAAATTTATAAATGTTGCACAAAGCTAGAATTCACCTCATAGCTGCTCATCAGagttttctgcagctgctcgtgCAGGTTTATGATCTTCTCAGGGCTACTCAGCCTCCTGCTGACGCCGACACAGCTGCTCGAGGGCGCAGGGGCAGATCTGCTCCAGTCGGTCGGATACGGCGTGGACCTCCCTTTGACATCTGAATTCTGGAATCCAGGTTCCTCTGGGCCTCTGGTGAGGTGAGCTGGTTCACTGGCAGGGGCAGGAGACTGTGGTGGGAGTGATAAAAGACTTATTTTACCATCACTAAATAAAATGGTTTCTTTTGTAGGTTAATATTTCTCACCTTCGCACTTAGACTCTCCTCCAGTGAAGCGGCAGGTGTTGGTGACACCGGGCCTCTGGTGATGTCACCGCTGCAGGCCTGAAGGCATTTCAGATCAGGTGCTGACCCACCGGCGTAGTCCAGAAAGGCCCAGAGGACTCTCCCTGAACTGCGGTCGCAGGTCTCCGCGCCGCTTCCTGCTGCGAACGCTGCAGTGTAGTCCTGCAGAGCGGCGTCGCGGAGCAGCCGCTCCACCTGCTGCGCGAGCGCGGGGTCCCCGCAGCCGCGCCGGCGCATGGCCTTCGTCATCTGAACCAGCAGGCCGTTTCGCTCGTGACACTTCGccaccagagacaacagctTGGCCTGCAGTCAGAAAGCGACACCAagtggtgaagctgctgctgtcagacaatAGGACTCCAGCGGGCGtccagcagcgacaggaagTGTTTTCTCACCTTCAAAGGAGCCACATCCAGATCTGTATGGCTCTGTCTTCTGAGGAGCGCGTCATACTGCAGGGAAATTTGATTCAAAACTACATTCAGAGGATGCATAAGCTACAGCAAAGTGCAAAAGCACAGCTGACTGGTGAGCGACCTTAGCTCTGATGTCGTTGTAGCGCGTCTGGAGCGATGTGACAACGGTGCTCAGGTCATCGTTGCTGCTCTTCCATCGTTTAAGCTCCACATAGTTGTTGTTGAGCTCCTCTAAGGCCACCGTCTACAGGGTGTTACAAACAGCGATGGGTGTTGTGTTGTGGCTCTGACTTTATTAGTCACACACTCCATCCTGTGTACCTTGGCCTTGAGCTGAGCCGTGAGGACGCTGTATTTCTCCTCCACATGCTGCTTCAGCGACAGAGTAGCCGTCTTCTCCCTGACCACATCCGTCAGTTTGCCCTGCAGCTCCCTAACCTGCGGCAGGGAAACGCCAAACGCCGATTACAGCAAAAGATGCCTTTGCATGGCTCAGCACAGAGAGGACAACAGGTCAAACCAGCACAAAAGCATCACCACAAACAGTGGTTGTGTATCATCTAGCCAACCACACCTGGGTGCTGAGCTTCTGGTTTTCCATCCTGGTTTCTTCCATCTGACTGACAGCAACTGTGAGTCGCGTCGCCTTCTCATCTGCTTGGCTtgtcctcctctcagcctcctccctctTAACTTCTGACTGACTCAGTTCCCCGAGCAAGGCCTTGGTCTGAACAAATAACGTTTACATTTCAAATGTTCCATTTAAAATTATATACAAAACAAGCTTTTGTGTACTTGTGTCAGAACCGGTGTTGAGAAGCACAGACAGACGCTCACCTCTGCTCGAGTCTTTTCCAGTTCCTCTTGCGACCTCTGCAGTTGTTCCCCCAAAACGTTAATTTCCAACATCAGATCACAGTCACTTTGCTCCTGTTTCCATTAAAACCAATTAGTGCAGGTTCACAGTTATCACACGCACATGCTACGTTGATGATGTGTACCTGTGTAGAGGTTCCTTTCAAGGTATCGGTCTGACTCTGTGTAGCGTATTCTGTGTGAAGAGCCTCTGTCCTCGTTGTGTTATCGACACAGACTGGATgagacagctgctgctcaggcttgctctctgtttgtgtttggggaggcagaggaggttgGAGGCGGCTTCTTTCCTCTCTTAGATGCAGGATTTCCAGACTGatttgcttctcctcctgttttaaACAGCTGATTGATTGGGCCGTTTGCTGTTGTTCTTCCCTCAGGCTGTTAACGGATTTGATCAACTGGTTGTGATCGTCTTGTGAAATAAGAAACAACTCCTCCTGATCTCTCTGTTCTTTTAGAAACTTAAGGCAATTGATCAGGTCGTCTCTCTCCCGTTTCTGGTTGAGCACTTCCTGCATTAACTGGTTGCTCTCCCTCTGTAAACTTTGGACCGATAGCTTGATTTGACTTTGCTCTTCTCTTCCACTTGACAGAGATTCCAtcagttcctgtttttgtcGTTGAAGTCCAGATAAAATCGCAgtcagctgctccttctcctctttcaggCCCTTCGTGGACTTAACCAGCTGATCCTTTAGACTAACAACTGTTCTGTTCAGCTCCTCTTTCTCTTGTTTCAGACCAGTCAGAGCTTGAGAGACtttgtctttctcctctttcagaCTCCAAACTGTGCGAGTTAACTGCTGTTTCTCTTCCGTCTGTGCGTGGACAGCCTGAGCTACGTCTCGATGCTGCTCTCTGAGGGAATTTAAGTTGCTCAGCAgctctttttgttctgttttgagGGTCTGGATCATCAACTGGTCCTCGTGATCAGTAATTGAGCTCAGATGCAGAGTGTTGGTCGGTTGGTTGTTCTCCGGTGAACCACTGTGCTTACTGTGCTGGGGTTCAAGTGCTGAATCTCGTTTCAACTCATCTATTTGTTGACTGGATATCAGTGGTGCCTCTTCCCCTCTCAACACACTTTCCACTAAACTGTCCACACATTCTTCTTGGTGCTGCTCTCTAATTTCTTTTAACTTTTGCTGCATATCCATGATGGTATTCAGGTCATCCTCAGTTTTTCTGGTGAGCTCTGTGATCAGACCCCCTTGTTCCTCGTTGTCCTGTTTCAGTCTGGCTCGGTCTTCTTCTAAACTGGAAATGTGCTTCCTCATCTGTGATTcctccttcttcacctcctgCTCTCTGAGCTCAATGtgagtcagcagctgctggatctTGTCTGCCAAGGCCCGGTTCTCCTGATTCAGGGCCTGGACAAGATCATCCTGGGAGAAAGTGATAATGGTGTTATCATAGATAGAAGgtctatgtactgtatacatacaTTACAGGTAGAATTTGACCAGTAAAGTCTGTGGTACAGAATGTACTTTCTCAGCTGTGTAACACCTACGAAGTACTGTACCTTCTCTCCCGGACACTTTTGCTCTGCgtctgtttcttcttttgcCTCATTTCTAAGTTCGGTgtgttcctgctgtgtgtgatgcAGAGCATCATCCAGACTTAGCTCTTGAGGGGGCTCGAGTTCGTCCTGAAAGCCTAGGTTCCTGTATGCTTCCCTTAAAGCATCAGATTCTTCACTGGGACTTTCCTCCAGGTTTAGGACTCCTCTGGAGAACCAGGTTCCCATTTTGACCTCGCTCACTGTCTCTGAAGTCAAGGTGAGTGACTGGTGGCATGTGTTGGGTTTGGAGCCTTGGTTGACCAACTGATTTAGAGTGTCTAATTTGGCAGATGAGGAGTTACCATCTGTGTTGCTCTGAGCTCTAGTTTGGTGGTGAGAAAGTGAAACAGTAGATGAACAtgactgtttttcttcctcatcAGAACTTGGCTGGACCTGAACAGAGAGCACAAGGAAATGGaataaacatttagattttaaGTGACATACTGTACTTAGATGACCTAACTCACTTAAtgctataataataatcatctttTACACACCTGACCCAGGCTCCACACTGAGGGCCGTGTCATGGCTGTGGCACGCGACAGAGTGCTGGGTGGTACAGGACAAACAGCAGTGCTGCATCTGGCCGAGCTGGTGCAAAGACACGTGGACGACTGATGGGGACTTTGACTGGCGGCTTCTTCAAAAATTGACTTGAGCCTGTTGTTCTCGTCCCTTAGACCTTTAACTTCCTCCACCAGAGAGCGTTCTGACAACTTGAGCTGCTgcacctctgcctccatctgctcTACCTTGCAGCCCAGGAAGTGACCgttctcctcagcctcctgaaGGTGCTCCATCAGTTTCCTTCGCTCCGTCatcccatcctcctctctctccagcagcaCTCTAAGATCCTCCTGAAGGCTCAGGATGAAGCCTTGCAGCCTGGCCTCATTTGGGCTCTGTCTTGTGTCTTTGCTTCTTCCTTCTTCTACTTCCAACTCTGTCTTTCCCTCATCACCCTCTCGCCTTCCTTCTCTTTTAATTCCCACACTTGGCTGCCATTgttttctcttctcctccctcttctcctcttctccttcaccttctcctcTTACGAAAGTTAGCCTCTCCTGCTGTTCCCAGCATGTTATTGTCCCAGCAGTAACCCTGACTGCACCGATCCTCGCGATGCCGGTGGCTGCACTCACAGTCATGTCTAGTAGCTGCTTTTCTAACATGTAGATCCTTTTCTGAAAGCTCTGCTCCCTGTCCTGGGCCAGGCTGAGTTTCTGCTGGAGTTGTATTTTGAAGTTTTCAAAGTACTGAGACTGGCgactcatctcctcctctttagCTTTCAGCTGCTTCTGAACGCGCTGGAGTCGCTCCCTCCAAACCTGCTCGTCTCGCTCCTTCTCCTGAGTCTAAGAGGAAAGATGGAGATAAGAGAGATAAGGACATTAAGCTATGGTAGCATGTATTTATTGTAGATGACTTGTTGTGTTATTAGACTTCCTAAGCACTCACCATGTTCCTGACCTCCTCCCTGAGTATGTGGAGTCTCTGATCCAGCCTCTGGGAGTGATGCATGCTGGGGGTTAGCTGATTGAGCTGTTGTAGCAGGCTCCTCTCTGACTTCTCTAGCTGTCTGACCCTACCATCACACAACAAACTGACCTTAAGTTATTTTAACATCACACAAATGTGCACATCACATCTTCATAGTAGACCCTATTTTACCTTACACTGCTAGAAAACAATAGTTCCAGGAACGGTGCGTCTTTCCTGCAGCGGGGTGCTcgtatgcgtgtgtgcagtGCAGTCAGGATCGTTTGATATGTGATATGTGACATGTGATCACCTCAGCCAAAAGTGAGTAAGTATAtaccagcaggtgtgtgtgtgtgtgtgtgtatgtgtgcgtgtctgtcacTGGACCCTGGTTTCTCCGGTCTCTCACCTGTTCCACATGTAGCTGTCAAACTGTGTGACTGAACCAGCTTTCTGCTCCAGGAACTTCACTCTGCCACACAGATCCCTCAGGTCTGGGATAGTTCTCGCTGAGTCTGTTGCCATAGTAACCGAACCGTTCCCAGGACCTGTAAGGCTTGATGAGGTGATGTGATCCTCCATTGGTTGGATTGCACCCACTAGATACTGTAGGTGGTGACACAAGAATGTTTCTCATTTAGTCTACAAGTAAAGAAATAGCTAGTATACATTGTCTCCACACCAGTCAGCCCTGCTTGTTTGTTGGACACATTCATCATAAATACACAAGTAAGATATTTACATACAAAATAGTTATCTATTATTTACAATGTTAACAGCTTGGTAGCAAGTAGTTGGGCACAGATGTCTCTCAGGTTACCCCACCTCCATCCCCTCAAGCCCCTCCCACAATTTTTAACTTAAAatgacatttattaaaaattcaAACAAATACTCTATACTTTTTTGCATTGTATCATGTGAACATCATATTTTCCTTTTGTACGGTAAGATGCTCAAGTAGAATGTTCTCATGCTGACCTGTGATCCACAGGAGTAAAACCACAATTATTCCACAAGTAATTTGTCTAAATTCTGAAAATTGTAGACTCGTACTTTCTTTAGGTAAAGATtattattaagacatttaaaGCAATAAAACCTTCACACTAAGGTTTTGTTTAAAGTTTGACTCTCCTCTTTAAGTTTAACCTGCAGTAATAAGTAAGCCAGCAAGCAAATCTGGCTGATGCGTAACTTGGTGCAGGCAAATTGTACAAGTCCATGAAGAAACAATTTACCTTAGAAAACCCAGAAATCATTTACATGCAGACTATGAGAGGTAGGAATATATTCCAATAAACGTACTAGCgatacaaacaaataaactgtgAAAATAACCTGTTTTTGGGCTTCACTGTAGCAGAAAGCTTCCGGTAAGTTCAGCGTCTGCTGAGAGAAACTAGTTGCACGGTTTCCTTAGAAACGTAACAGACGGTGGACTTTGCCAGAATCCTCCTTTTCCAGCTGGCTCTTGGCTCGTTCGCCCCCTCACTCAGCCGTGCACTTTCACTCTTCTTCCTTCGTACTGTGTGACTTGGAATTCCTTCAACTGTGGCGGTTTTCAGTAAATCCATTTATGTTTGCCTCATACACAGAGGTTATAGTCTCTACCTGTCCCAGGTCCAAAAAGCACTAGAGTAGATGGTATTTATAAATTAATCTCACTTTCACTcatgttatattatattttcaAATATGTTTGCATTCCAGGTAAGGGTCTTCTGCAAAAGTGCAAATCTATCAAAAAGGCCATAGGGTTTTAGAGCTTTCTACAAATGCATAAAAAACAGTTCGGTTTTGTTTCATCCTTGGTCTCCTCCGCAGCACCTGAACACCTACAAAAAAGAAGACGCTTAAAACATTTCTCATCATTATTACCAGCCCAAATTGGCACAGGAAATAGAGGTGCTACCTGATGTGGGCCCACAGTCC
This window encodes:
- the LOC114864402 gene encoding early endosome antigen 1-like isoform X4 → MTQEKERDEQVWRERLQRVQKQLKAKEEEMSRQSQYFENFKIQLQQKLSLAQDREQSFQKRIYMLEKQLLDMTVSAATGIARIGAVRVTAGTITCWEQQERLTFVRGEGEGEEEKREEKRKQWQPSVGIKREGRREGDEGKTELEVEEGRSKDTRQSPNEARLQGFILSLQEDLRVLLEREEDGMTERRKLMEHLQEAEENGHFLGCKVEQMEAEVQQLKLSERSLVEEVKGLRDENNRLKSIFEEAASQSPHQSSTCLCTSSARCSTAVCPVPPSTLSRATAMTRPSVWSLGQVQPSSDEEEKQSCSSTVSLSHHQTRAQSNTDGNSSSAKLDTLNQLVNQGSKPNTCHQSLTLTSETVSEVKMGTWFSRGVLNLEESPSEESDALREAYRNLGFQDELEPPQELSLDDALHHTQQEHTELRNEAKEETDAEQKCPGEKDDLVQALNQENRALADKIQQLLTHIELREQEVKKEESQMRKHISSLEEDRARLKQDNEEQGGLITELTRKTEDDLNTIMDMQQKLKEIREQHQEECVDSLVESVLRGEEAPLISSQQIDELKRDSALEPQHSKHSGSPENNQPTNTLHLSSITDHEDQLMIQTLKTEQKELLSNLNSLREQHRDVAQAVHAQTEEKQQLTRTVWSLKEEKDKVSQALTGLKQEKEELNRTVVSLKDQLVKSTKGLKEEKEQLTAILSGLQRQKQELMESLSSGREEQSQIKLSVQSLQRESNQLMQEVLNQKRERDDLINCLKFLKEQRDQEELFLISQDDHNQLIKSVNSLREEQQQTAQSISCLKQEEKQISLEILHLREERSRLQPPLPPQTQTESKPEQQLSHPVCVDNTTRTEALHTEYATQSQTDTLKGTSTQEQSDCDLMLEINVLGEQLQRSQEELEKTRAETKALLGELSQSEVKREEAERRTSQADEKATRLTVAVSQMEETRMENQKLSTQVRELQGKLTDVVREKTATLSLKQHVEEKYSVLTAQLKAKTVALEELNNNYVELKRWKSSNDDLSTVVTSLQTRYNDIRAKYDALLRRQSHTDLDVAPLKAKLLSLVAKCHERNGLLVQMTKAMRRRGCGDPALAQQVERLLRDAALQDYTAAFAAGSGAETCDRSSGRVLWAFLDYAGGSAPDLKCLQACSGDITRGPVSPTPAASLEESLSAKSPAPASEPAHLTRGPEEPGFQNSDVKGRSTPYPTDWSRSAPAPSSSCVGVSRRLSSPEKIINLHEQLQKTLMSSYEAPVSRGRGHQPRKSLSLSAPINQRPQNVGLIVNRPQTNSPAVTTASVQERTKPNGTTSSTALFKAVSSRSAHLTLNPNLFTNPPFKADESKTTLSAHSGSTKSIASSGSDSSGPPTPKEVTDIAEVSDTTHSASPLTQRATSFDSNILLCSETNPKATASDTTASKMDGAAYDGFISAASLTHSHHCSPESSNKSAAPEKTSRPKPEAPADVCSVEVIQTVGQSSLLIGWERPPLDELGCSNGTFVYGYRVFVDGDFHKSVMSSACTKCILENVDLSVPVHIGVQTLGSNGIASNTVHTTYMGEQR